One Pyrofollis japonicus DNA window includes the following coding sequences:
- a CDS encoding NADH-quinone oxidoreductase subunit J family protein — protein sequence MNLSSNLLVDSAIVGSLTVLALSAIGTVVAKRTMKAVFMLGIAALSVAGLMALMGYSYLAAFYVVVYAGTTITLLAFIVMMLGDLYEEAPRKPDLLLLSIITAAALGAPILFYASRHPVPSSEIVKTKYGLADAARFFTDCWLCTILILVTIAAVLIEAVSIARKSQA from the coding sequence ATGAACCTGTCGAGTAATCTCCTCGTCGACTCGGCTATTGTTGGCTCTTTAACCGTTCTAGCGCTATCCGCCATAGGCACTGTTGTGGCAAAGAGGACTATGAAGGCAGTATTCATGCTGGGCATTGCCGCCCTCTCGGTGGCGGGGCTCATGGCCCTCATGGGGTACTCGTATCTGGCGGCATTCTACGTTGTAGTCTACGCTGGTACGACGATCACGCTGCTAGCGTTTATAGTTATGATGCTCGGCGACCTATACGAAGAGGCGCCTAGGAAGCCCGACCTGCTCTTACTGTCTATAATCACTGCCGCGGCGCTCGGCGCACCTATACTGTTCTATGCTTCCAGACACCCGGTGCCGAGCAGCGAGATAGTGAAGACCAAGTATGGGCTAGCGGATGCCGCTAGGTTCTTCACTGATTGCTGGCTCTGCACAATACTGATACTCGTCACCATTGCGGCCGTACTGATAGAGGCAGTGTCTATTGCGCGCAAGAGCCAGGCCTAG
- a CDS encoding NADH-quinone oxidoreductase subunit NuoK, whose product MNGEILAALVYTAAVITGSAGLYGLLTARSLLRLLVSAELLFNTIVLIAIYIGAVSPSAGSSGFYSVLLTVIALTIVEMAILLAIVVLIYRTRKTLAVRDLREAKG is encoded by the coding sequence TTGAACGGTGAGATACTGGCTGCACTAGTTTACACCGCGGCTGTTATCACAGGCTCCGCGGGGCTCTATGGGCTCCTAACCGCCCGGAGCCTCCTAAGGCTCCTCGTGTCGGCAGAGCTCTTGTTCAACACGATAGTCCTCATCGCGATATATATTGGCGCGGTATCGCCTTCTGCCGGCAGCAGCGGCTTCTACTCCGTCCTGCTAACAGTTATCGCCCTAACCATTGTCGAGATGGCTATCCTCCTCGCGATAGTTGTCCTGATTTATCGCACGAGGAAGACTCTCGCCGTGAGGGATCTTCGTGAGGCGAAGGGGTGA
- a CDS encoding complex I subunit 5 family protein codes for MVQEYVLGSPILWASVLTPIAAGLVNASARRGSKAFHTSVAAGSWAVTLALLLPVLHKVLGEKVVAIDPWYVDTGSFGTLGLFMDPVSAIMALSVALVSLIVAAYSAPYMEHRFEEMGSGSFSTYFFLYQLFTAGMLGSVLASNAILFYLFLELTLIPSALLIVLYGYGDRFRVGLIYLIWTHVGAVLFVIGLFVANVFDFYVPGHGYVVGVSHSWAAFLLVLIGASVKMAMGGLHLWLPYAHAEAPTPISALLSPLLIGIGGYVLLRAGIGFFPDLWRAATPFLFLWAVATMLYGGFLVLAQRDIKRLFAYSSISQMGYLMLGLSIANTEGEAGAILHYLTHALGKAILFGVAGVFIVALGTRDLKKMGGLLGKMPYTGALALTGFMLISGLPPTMGMWSEVYLVFGFSKWAMSYGLWSFVCLTILVMAAMTLTVIYSFTTFKRVFYGPPGPLYDDASEKPARGLIASLLVLLVLAIVFFIFMGWLADPLAQGLGSTYALR; via the coding sequence GTGGTGCAGGAATACGTTCTCGGATCACCTATACTCTGGGCCTCGGTCCTCACACCCATAGCGGCTGGCCTGGTAAATGCCTCTGCCCGCAGAGGCTCCAAGGCGTTCCACACCTCGGTCGCTGCTGGCTCCTGGGCCGTTACCCTGGCACTGCTGCTACCGGTGCTCCACAAGGTTCTCGGAGAAAAAGTCGTGGCTATTGACCCCTGGTATGTTGATACTGGTAGCTTCGGGACCCTAGGGCTCTTCATGGACCCCGTGTCGGCCATAATGGCTCTGAGCGTGGCGCTGGTAAGCCTCATTGTCGCAGCCTACTCGGCGCCGTACATGGAGCACCGGTTCGAGGAGATGGGCTCGGGGAGCTTCTCCACCTACTTCTTCCTCTACCAGTTGTTCACAGCCGGCATGCTTGGCTCGGTCCTCGCCAGCAACGCTATACTGTTCTACCTGTTCCTGGAGCTGACGCTGATACCCAGCGCCCTCCTAATAGTACTCTACGGCTATGGTGATAGGTTCCGCGTAGGCCTAATCTACCTCATCTGGACCCATGTTGGAGCAGTATTGTTCGTCATCGGGCTATTCGTCGCAAACGTCTTCGACTTCTACGTGCCTGGCCACGGCTACGTGGTGGGCGTGAGCCATAGCTGGGCAGCGTTCCTCCTAGTGCTGATAGGTGCTAGCGTCAAGATGGCTATGGGTGGGCTACACCTATGGCTTCCCTACGCGCACGCCGAGGCGCCGACACCGATATCGGCTCTCTTGTCCCCACTGCTCATCGGTATAGGCGGCTACGTGTTGCTGAGGGCGGGAATAGGGTTCTTCCCCGACCTCTGGCGTGCGGCGACGCCCTTCCTCTTCCTCTGGGCGGTTGCAACGATGCTCTACGGCGGCTTCCTGGTGCTGGCGCAGCGGGATATCAAGAGGCTGTTCGCCTACAGCAGTATATCGCAGATGGGGTACCTGATGCTTGGCCTCAGCATCGCCAACACTGAGGGCGAGGCGGGCGCGATACTCCACTACCTTACCCATGCGCTCGGCAAGGCGATCCTCTTCGGCGTCGCGGGCGTCTTCATAGTAGCCCTCGGCACCAGGGACTTGAAGAAGATGGGTGGCTTGCTGGGAAAGATGCCCTATACCGGCGCATTGGCGCTCACAGGCTTCATGCTGATATCGGGGCTCCCGCCAACCATGGGTATGTGGAGCGAGGTCTACCTCGTCTTCGGGTTCTCGAAGTGGGCTATGAGCTATGGTCTCTGGAGCTTCGTCTGCCTAACAATACTAGTGATGGCCGCTATGACTCTCACCGTTATCTATAGCTTCACGACGTTCAAGAGGGTATTCTACGGGCCCCCGGGCCCCTTGTACGACGATGCCTCGGAGAAGCCTGCTAGGGGGCTCATAGCGTCTCTCCTCGTGCTCCTCGTACTGGCAATAGTTTTCTTCATATTCATGGGTTGGCTCGCCGACCCCTTGGCGCAGGGTCTTGGAAGCACATATGCTCTGAGGTGA
- a CDS encoding NADH-quinone oxidoreductase subunit 5 family protein, which produces MDAATWALWSVLTSYVFSVIALLLGALHAKWKTVAWTSVSGLVLSTIFAWMALASPEGELTYHWVRSLGVNFSLLGDKLATIMGVVVATLSLLIGIYSVEYIGEWGAPRYWFFYTFFVASMLLLVYAGDMITMFIGWEGTGLSSWALIGFYYDDREEFWVGDPGRKAWKVPMWFTPSHSGLRAIVFTRLGDIGMLIGFGMVYAVTGSTSIAVLRDNIYTLFADLTLRGLAAYWLLLFFMGALAKSAQFPFHEWLVTAMTGPTSVSALIHAATMVKAGVFYALRFAPILAVGLFAPLATGVITMKALAWLALLTAFATATMAIVARELKLILAYSTASQLSYMLGAVFAATAVDEAALGDLGGFSHLVSHAVFKAALFLAAGAIIHAVHSRFIDDMGDLRKYMPWTYLATLLAGLSLAAIPPFSGWWSKDLAVHAMGEYSWWLAFGALVTAVLTGAYTMRMIYYVFHAPATRKHEHLHEAHPLMLGPYLVLGLTALGLGLVWPWVEHHIAEAVGAEAPHLTVGDVLPGTIAAVLGASTVALYFAGVRPMEWVRRSKSLQVLYNFLYDRWYVNSVIYRLIVYPGARFAEWLRDGVEKGYDMLLHVSTPAASTGLGQRIRGLQSGDLQRYLAYFFAGILLAALISAFVIVLAG; this is translated from the coding sequence ATGGACGCGGCTACGTGGGCTCTGTGGAGCGTACTGACAAGCTACGTGTTCTCAGTCATAGCTCTACTGCTAGGCGCTCTCCACGCCAAGTGGAAGACGGTTGCGTGGACCAGTGTATCGGGCCTAGTGCTCTCAACGATATTTGCGTGGATGGCGCTCGCCTCGCCCGAGGGCGAGCTGACTTATCACTGGGTCAGGAGCCTCGGTGTCAACTTCTCGCTGCTAGGCGACAAGCTCGCAACGATAATGGGCGTGGTGGTTGCTACCCTCAGCCTCCTCATAGGAATCTATAGCGTCGAGTACATCGGGGAGTGGGGTGCGCCGCGCTACTGGTTCTTCTACACCTTCTTCGTCGCGAGCATGTTGCTGCTCGTCTACGCCGGCGACATGATAACCATGTTCATTGGCTGGGAGGGTACTGGTCTCTCGAGCTGGGCGCTGATAGGCTTCTACTACGATGACCGCGAAGAGTTCTGGGTAGGCGATCCCGGCAGGAAGGCTTGGAAGGTCCCGATGTGGTTTACTCCGAGCCACAGCGGGCTGAGGGCCATAGTGTTTACGAGGCTCGGCGACATCGGCATGCTTATCGGCTTCGGAATGGTCTACGCCGTCACCGGCTCCACGAGCATAGCCGTGCTGAGGGACAACATCTACACCTTGTTCGCCGACCTGACGCTGCGAGGCCTAGCAGCCTACTGGCTACTACTGTTCTTCATGGGCGCGTTGGCGAAGAGTGCCCAGTTCCCGTTCCACGAGTGGCTCGTCACGGCGATGACCGGCCCGACCTCGGTCTCGGCGCTCATACACGCTGCGACGATGGTTAAGGCTGGCGTGTTCTATGCCCTCCGCTTCGCCCCGATACTGGCTGTCGGGTTGTTCGCACCGCTCGCGACCGGGGTCATCACTATGAAGGCTCTCGCGTGGCTAGCCCTCCTAACAGCGTTCGCCACTGCCACTATGGCGATCGTGGCCAGGGAGCTGAAGCTGATACTTGCCTACTCGACTGCTAGCCAGCTATCATACATGCTTGGCGCGGTCTTCGCCGCCACAGCTGTGGACGAGGCTGCGCTCGGCGACCTGGGTGGCTTCTCCCACCTGGTCTCGCACGCAGTGTTCAAGGCGGCGCTGTTCCTCGCTGCCGGCGCGATAATCCACGCAGTGCACAGCAGGTTCATAGACGACATGGGTGATTTGAGGAAGTACATGCCGTGGACCTATCTGGCGACGCTGCTAGCTGGCCTAAGCCTGGCAGCGATACCGCCCTTCTCAGGGTGGTGGAGCAAGGACCTAGCCGTGCACGCTATGGGCGAGTATAGCTGGTGGCTTGCCTTCGGCGCCCTGGTAACCGCTGTGCTGACCGGCGCCTACACGATGAGGATGATATACTACGTGTTCCACGCGCCCGCCACTCGGAAGCACGAGCACCTCCACGAGGCGCACCCCCTGATGCTCGGCCCCTACCTAGTACTAGGCCTAACCGCCCTCGGCCTGGGCCTCGTCTGGCCGTGGGTTGAGCACCACATAGCGGAGGCCGTCGGGGCCGAGGCGCCTCACCTAACCGTTGGGGACGTGTTGCCGGGAACCATTGCCGCCGTGCTGGGCGCCTCCACTGTTGCACTGTACTTTGCCGGCGTGAGGCCGATGGAGTGGGTTAGGAGGAGCAAGTCTCTGCAGGTACTATACAACTTCCTCTATGACCGCTGGTACGTGAACTCGGTGATATATAGGCTGATAGTGTATCCTGGCGCTAGGTTCGCCGAGTGGCTCCGCGACGGCGTCGAGAAGGGCTACGACATGCTCCTCCACGTCTCGACGCCTGCTGCGAGCACCGGGCTCGGGCAGCGGATACGGGGGCTGCAGAGCGGTGACCTGCAGCGATACCTGGCGTACTTCTTCGCGGGTATACTTCTCGCTGCCCTGATCTCTGCCTTCGTGATTGTTTTAGCCGGGTGA
- a CDS encoding NADH-quinone oxidoreductase subunit N, producing the protein MVSVYEAGILVAVASYGFSALAAPLFGKRFAKAAFYASSLLTLFTLLYIAAAMGSEPYVTVFSGAVVFDKYSLFLVTMAVTVFLLAGLGAHSVTESWDAGDAFYAVLSLIALGLVAIGFARTVYLAYTAWIMAAVSAYILIAMRKNGISAETAIKYGVTGSVATILLLLGVVLYYIVHGDVYMAPGLLQTEAVFTVPVVALAIIAAGFKMGVVPFHAWAVDVYGNARPVAVAAASALAKLIVALLVIKLLTPFAQGAPQTLFWVAALLAVLTMFYGNLGGAAAVKDSPQKALAYSSVGQAGYIVVGFATLASLAGINTKAALAGIALHTVAYAFSKLASFQVLDAACGDEPCKWERLRGLAHRSPAAAIAMTIALMNLMGLPFTLGFWSKLYLLVAAASASAWLAFLMLLNFAIAAYYYGYMLYQLVQKPSQETPAIRDDYRVYAALIAALITIALAVQPWKIYGIPLYGYTTPP; encoded by the coding sequence ATGGTCTCGGTGTATGAGGCTGGAATACTCGTAGCAGTAGCGTCCTACGGGTTCTCGGCGCTAGCCGCCCCCTTGTTCGGGAAGAGGTTCGCCAAGGCGGCGTTCTACGCCTCCTCGCTGCTAACACTGTTCACACTACTCTACATCGCGGCCGCGATGGGCTCAGAGCCATACGTGACTGTATTCAGCGGCGCAGTCGTCTTTGACAAGTACTCCTTGTTCCTAGTAACCATGGCTGTCACTGTCTTCCTGCTGGCCGGGCTGGGCGCGCACAGCGTGACCGAGTCTTGGGACGCGGGTGACGCGTTCTACGCGGTCCTCTCGCTGATAGCGCTGGGCCTGGTAGCTATAGGGTTCGCCCGGACAGTGTACCTGGCGTACACCGCTTGGATCATGGCCGCTGTCTCGGCGTACATACTTATAGCTATGAGGAAGAACGGTATCTCGGCAGAGACGGCTATAAAGTACGGCGTAACGGGCTCCGTGGCGACGATACTGTTGCTGCTCGGCGTCGTGCTCTACTACATAGTGCACGGAGACGTCTACATGGCGCCCGGCCTCCTCCAGACAGAAGCCGTATTCACGGTGCCAGTGGTGGCATTGGCAATAATCGCCGCCGGGTTCAAGATGGGGGTCGTCCCGTTCCACGCGTGGGCAGTAGACGTCTACGGCAACGCCCGCCCAGTAGCAGTGGCAGCGGCCTCGGCGCTGGCGAAGCTCATAGTAGCACTGCTCGTCATCAAGCTCTTGACGCCCTTCGCGCAGGGAGCACCCCAGACCCTGTTCTGGGTGGCGGCACTGCTCGCAGTACTCACAATGTTCTACGGCAACCTCGGAGGCGCAGCCGCGGTCAAGGACTCTCCGCAGAAGGCGCTCGCCTACAGCAGCGTGGGCCAGGCAGGCTACATAGTTGTCGGCTTCGCGACGCTAGCCTCGCTCGCAGGGATCAACACCAAGGCAGCGCTCGCGGGCATAGCGCTGCACACAGTCGCCTACGCGTTCTCCAAGCTAGCAAGCTTCCAGGTGCTTGACGCGGCCTGCGGAGACGAGCCCTGCAAGTGGGAGAGGCTACGCGGACTAGCCCACCGCAGCCCAGCAGCAGCAATAGCGATGACGATAGCACTTATGAACCTAATGGGGCTGCCCTTCACCCTCGGGTTCTGGAGCAAGCTATACCTACTAGTAGCAGCAGCATCTGCAAGCGCCTGGCTAGCCTTCCTAATGCTACTAAACTTCGCGATAGCAGCCTACTACTACGGCTACATGCTCTACCAGCTAGTACAGAAGCCGAGCCAAGAAACTCCAGCGATAAGGGACGACTACAGGGTATACGCGGCGCTCATAGCAGCACTAATCACGATAGCCCTCGCAGTACAGCCCTGGAAGATCTACGGAATACCACTATACGGGTACACAACCCCACCCTAA
- a CDS encoding antitoxin family protein, giving the protein MSKAVRVRYEKGVLKPLEPIDLREGEEVIAVLIPIGEKRKRILRKYRGILGKASEEEIEELLAEAEWEPL; this is encoded by the coding sequence GTGTCTAAAGCTGTGAGGGTGAGATACGAGAAAGGCGTGCTCAAGCCCCTGGAGCCCATTGATCTCCGGGAAGGCGAGGAGGTGATTGCAGTACTCATCCCCATCGGTGAGAAGAGGAAGAGGATTCTGAGGAAGTACCGGGGCATACTGGGCAAGGCCTCAGAGGAGGAGATAGAGGAACTACTCGCCGAAGCAGAGTGGGAACCCCTATGA
- a CDS encoding PIN domain-containing protein, which translates to MNGYVFVDSNVFIQLLYEGARASEAEDLLEKHPLLATSIGVVDEVLHFIIRREAMNKYGVKRAYDLRRLIRDKGVAFAKESLAKFSSLLEELYVRVVTDAETQPSQIISTMDKYRLSPRDAIIALTCKHYGIDTILTFDEDFKRVPWLRATP; encoded by the coding sequence ATGAACGGATACGTCTTCGTAGACTCCAATGTGTTTATCCAGCTCCTCTACGAGGGTGCCCGCGCTTCTGAGGCCGAGGACCTATTAGAGAAACACCCCTTGCTGGCGACCAGTATCGGCGTCGTAGACGAGGTGCTTCACTTCATTATAAGAAGGGAGGCGATGAACAAGTACGGGGTTAAGAGGGCATACGATCTAAGAAGGCTCATTAGAGACAAAGGGGTAGCGTTCGCCAAGGAGAGCCTAGCCAAGTTCTCCTCACTGCTAGAAGAATTGTATGTAAGGGTGGTGACGGACGCCGAGACCCAGCCAAGCCAAATAATCAGCACCATGGACAAGTACAGGCTATCGCCAAGAGACGCAATCATAGCCCTAACGTGCAAGCACTACGGCATAGACACCATCCTAACCTTCGACGAAGACTTCAAGCGAGTACCCTGGCTCCGAGCAACCCCCTAA
- a CDS encoding EVE domain-containing protein, which translates to MSDYWLVVVTEENYHTIRSHRVYGVPATRGETATRLIKPGDIILVYVAKRGSKSLGGRIAAAYRVKSEWRREDTLLWPDEERENRVLYPYRVDVEPLIECTGPEAPELKELVRSLSFIEKKDRWQAYLVGTIANARKPIPREDAEKIIRELEKRCKK; encoded by the coding sequence ATGTCTGATTATTGGCTTGTTGTGGTTACTGAGGAGAACTATCACACCATAAGGTCTCACCGCGTCTACGGGGTACCTGCCACAAGAGGAGAGACGGCAACTCGCCTCATAAAGCCCGGGGACATTATCCTGGTTTATGTCGCGAAGCGCGGCTCGAAGAGCCTCGGAGGAAGAATAGCGGCGGCCTATCGGGTCAAGAGTGAGTGGAGGAGAGAAGACACCCTTCTATGGCCCGACGAGGAGCGGGAAAACAGGGTCCTCTACCCTTACCGAGTAGATGTGGAGCCGCTCATAGAGTGTACGGGTCCAGAGGCACCGGAGCTCAAAGAACTGGTGCGCAGCTTGTCCTTCATAGAGAAGAAGGATCGTTGGCAAGCATACCTCGTAGGAACAATAGCTAACGCCCGAAAACCGATACCCAGGGAGGACGCCGAGAAGATAATCAGGGAGCTAGAGAAGAGGTGTAAAAAGTAG
- a CDS encoding DUF1156 domain-containing protein, producing the protein MGARRANIVRIVNEYSLSEKSGGGRPDYWEMVFWWTRKPLVGARFVIAASLLPENTDIRSLAKALRLLEDKSPHSLNPDLNQLGKRELIERIRSAKLLDPFAGFGSIPLEAIRLGVSEAVAVELLPTAYVFLKAVLEYPVLFGKHRVTVKHDELKELSDILDIGSLKRKGLARETPSGVELPALLYDVARWGKWIVDRLREDPDIKELYDDDVAVYIGTWEIKCPHSGKYSPMIGNYWLARTRQGNRYQRLVYMQPKVNNNGEVEIEIIDLNKMGKDVTRATINGNTIRIGNETYNVPEPNIAPRSNTATCIQDRRPLGYIDPETGKTYTTKEQAPQMIRKRLEWYPKWAIKQWNKLLEDYLEGKISLDELRNAPARPRLLAKAKIVNGDLDFQPATQQDTEKLWKALEKLKQICGDPDIPTEPLWTYTSGTAGNLSIITWGFNKFYKLFNPRQLLALVKLAKLIRKAGKKTEEMKLREGWSEKEAFRYAEAVTTYLAIALIEHARYNAIVTSWNPTSWAESKIRDALSFRGIAMVWNFVEVPVSISKSGKTIMYSYSWSMRIETNSLKYLIFVTSPNSLSYTKVLLDDTTTLSKLGVERFSTIVTDPPYYDDVPYSELSDFYYVWLKRALSDVKGGRLVPRFVADAFFRRVGGAWFERRTQWEEVARREISVNLGRLGNASLEDAVKWFEERLGQAFRTMSGFLGENGIIVTYYNHTSVDAWASLLRAGWELGGLRVSSAVPLVTESGTRVTARGKIRLDTSIVVAWRKREDSRRCDAAAVEAEALERARSFALKIVREGGVVGYDLLFAALGAALSVLTRCEKIIHPKGVLDSRGVADLAYRVAGRAVAEALSGVGGAVVSSAPARFYLVARTLFSEAGDIRLDGQSMGLLGIALGITDYQDLVRSRLVARARDAFVLHYPRDARSAADLERLLRERGLERDPERAIARSSVDILHLLYYGAARGTLETYKQVLRTRYPGLYDEALGIAKVLCKLLPEDDAEKNLACRVVSEKGGALDTWLKK; encoded by the coding sequence ATAGGGGCTAGGCGCGCCAACATAGTCCGCATAGTCAACGAGTACAGCTTGAGCGAGAAGTCCGGAGGCGGGCGCCCCGACTACTGGGAAATGGTTTTCTGGTGGACTCGGAAACCCCTCGTCGGAGCACGCTTCGTCATAGCGGCGAGCCTCCTACCCGAAAACACCGACATAAGGAGCCTCGCCAAGGCCCTCCGCCTCCTAGAAGACAAGTCCCCCCACAGCCTTAACCCAGACCTCAACCAGCTAGGAAAAAGGGAACTCATAGAGAGAATAAGGTCGGCCAAGCTACTAGACCCCTTCGCGGGCTTCGGCTCCATACCCCTAGAGGCAATCCGCCTAGGCGTCTCAGAGGCAGTAGCAGTAGAGCTCCTCCCCACAGCCTACGTGTTCCTCAAAGCAGTACTCGAGTACCCAGTCCTCTTCGGAAAACACCGCGTAACAGTAAAGCACGACGAGCTAAAAGAGCTAAGCGACATACTGGACATTGGCTCCCTCAAGAGGAAAGGCCTAGCACGAGAAACACCCAGCGGAGTAGAACTACCAGCACTACTATACGACGTAGCCCGGTGGGGAAAATGGATAGTAGACCGGCTGCGCGAAGACCCCGACATAAAAGAGCTATACGACGATGACGTAGCAGTCTACATAGGCACATGGGAGATCAAGTGCCCACACAGCGGCAAGTACAGCCCAATGATAGGCAACTACTGGCTAGCACGCACGAGACAGGGCAACCGCTACCAGAGACTAGTATACATGCAGCCAAAAGTAAACAACAACGGCGAAGTAGAAATCGAGATCATAGACCTAAACAAGATGGGGAAAGACGTCACAAGAGCAACAATAAACGGCAACACTATAAGAATAGGCAACGAGACCTACAACGTACCCGAGCCAAACATAGCGCCACGCAGCAACACCGCCACCTGCATACAGGACCGCCGCCCCCTAGGCTACATAGACCCCGAAACCGGGAAAACATACACGACAAAAGAACAAGCACCACAAATGATACGCAAGAGACTAGAATGGTACCCAAAATGGGCAATAAAGCAATGGAACAAGCTACTAGAAGACTACCTAGAAGGCAAAATAAGCTTAGACGAGCTAAGAAACGCACCAGCCAGGCCACGACTACTAGCCAAAGCAAAGATAGTCAACGGAGACCTAGACTTCCAGCCAGCAACACAGCAAGACACCGAGAAACTATGGAAAGCGCTAGAGAAACTCAAGCAGATATGCGGAGACCCAGACATACCAACAGAACCACTCTGGACGTATACATCCGGAACAGCAGGAAACCTCAGCATAATAACATGGGGCTTTAACAAATTCTACAAGCTCTTCAATCCACGCCAGCTTCTAGCCCTAGTTAAGCTTGCTAAACTGATACGGAAGGCAGGCAAAAAAACTGAAGAGATGAAGCTAAGAGAAGGATGGAGTGAGAAGGAGGCGTTCAGATACGCAGAGGCAGTAACAACGTATTTAGCAATAGCATTAATTGAACATGCAAGGTATAATGCTATTGTTACTTCGTGGAATCCTACTTCGTGGGCAGAAAGTAAAATCCGTGATGCCTTATCGTTTAGAGGAATAGCTATGGTCTGGAATTTTGTGGAGGTTCCTGTATCTATTTCAAAATCGGGAAAAACTATAATGTATAGCTATAGTTGGTCTATGAGAATAGAGACTAATAGCCTTAAATATCTTATCTTTGTTACCTCTCCTAATAGTCTTAGCTATACTAAAGTCCTACTTGACGATACAACTACTTTAAGTAAGCTTGGTGTAGAGAGATTCAGTACCATTGTTACTGATCCGCCGTATTATGATGATGTTCCGTATAGTGAGCTTAGTGATTTCTATTATGTTTGGCTTAAGAGGGCTCTTAGTGATGTTAAGGGTGGTAGGCTTGTTCCGAGGTTTGTTGCGGATGCCTTCTTTCGCCGTGTTGGTGGTGCGTGGTTTGAGCGTAGGACTCAGTGGGAGGAGGTTGCTCGTCGCGAGATTAGTGTGAATCTTGGCCGTCTTGGCAATGCTAGTTTAGAGGATGCTGTTAAGTGGTTTGAGGAGCGGCTCGGCCAGGCTTTTAGAACTATGTCTGGCTTTCTCGGGGAGAACGGTATTATTGTGACTTATTATAACCATACAAGTGTTGATGCTTGGGCTTCTCTTCTGCGAGCTGGCTGGGAGCTTGGTGGCCTTAGGGTTTCTAGTGCTGTGCCTCTCGTGACTGAGTCTGGTACCCGTGTTACTGCTCGTGGCAAGATAAGGCTTGACACTAGTATTGTTGTTGCTTGGAGGAAGAGAGAGGATAGTAGGCGTTGTGATGCTGCGGCTGTTGAGGCTGAGGCGCTTGAGAGGGCTAGGAGCTTTGCATTGAAGATTGTCCGGGAGGGCGGCGTTGTTGGCTACGACTTGTTGTTTGCTGCTCTTGGTGCCGCGTTGTCTGTTCTTACTCGTTGCGAGAAAATAATCCATCCGAAGGGCGTTCTTGATTCTCGTGGCGTGGCTGATCTTGCTTACAGGGTTGCTGGCCGCGCTGTTGCCGAGGCGCTCTCCGGTGTTGGCGGCGCTGTTGTGTCGTCGGCTCCGGCCAGGTTCTACTTAGTCGCTAGGACACTGTTCTCCGAGGCCGGAGACATAAGGCTTGATGGCCAGTCTATGGGGTTGCTCGGAATAGCGCTAGGAATAACCGATTACCAGGACCTCGTGCGGTCTCGCCTCGTCGCCAGGGCTAGGGACGCGTTCGTGCTACACTATCCGCGTGATGCTCGTAGCGCCGCGGATCTCGAGAGGCTGCTAAGGGAGCGTGGGCTTGAGCGCGACCCGGAGAGAGCTATTGCCCGGAGCAGCGTGGATATTCTCCACCTACTATACTATGGCGCCGCGCGTGGCACCCTCGAAACCTATAAGCAGGTTCTTCGAACGAGGTATCCTGGTCTCTATGACGAGGCCCTAGGAATAGCAAAGGTTCTCTGCAAGCTGCTGCCAGAAGACGACGCGGAGAAGAATCTGGCTTGTAGAGTTGTTAGCGAGAAGGGTGGCGCACTAGACACGTGGCTAAAGAAATAA